The following proteins are encoded in a genomic region of Pyxicephalus adspersus chromosome 9, UCB_Pads_2.0, whole genome shotgun sequence:
- the LOC140338722 gene encoding RNA-binding protein 14-like isoform X3, giving the protein MKDTVKIFVGYVDDRTTKEELQDLFEKYGPVVECAVMKQYAFVHMRGADRAKKAIEELTGRKLHGKRIVVELSKPRPKNTWKLFVDNVSAACDASELRVMFEVYGKVVECDVVKAGLLLNAVIQN; this is encoded by the exons ATGAAGGACACCGTGAAGATCTTTGTCGGTTACGTTGACGACCGCACTACGAAGGAGGAGTTGCAAGACTTGTTCGAAAAGTACGGCCCGGTGGTAGAATGCGCCGTCATGAAGCAATATGCCTTTGTCCACATGCGGGGCGCCGACCGAGCCAAGAAGGCCATCGAAGAATTGACCGGGCGGAAACTGCACGGGAAGAGGATAGTGGTGGAGCTGTCAAAGCCCAGGCCAAAGAACACCTGGAAGTTATTCGTGGACAATGTCAGCGCTGCCTGCGACGCTTCCGAACTTCGCGTCATGTTTGAGGTCTACGGAAAGGTGGTGGAGTGTGATGTGGTGAAAG CAGGCTTGCTACTGAACGCCGTTATTCAGAATTAG
- the LOC140338722 gene encoding RNA-binding protein 14-like isoform X4, giving the protein MKDTVKIFVGYVDDRTTKEELQDLFEKYGPVVECAVMKQYAFVHMRGADRAKKAIEELTGRKLHGKRIVVELSKPRPKNTWKLFVDNVSAACDASELRVMFEVYGKVVECDVVKGLLLNAVIQN; this is encoded by the exons ATGAAGGACACCGTGAAGATCTTTGTCGGTTACGTTGACGACCGCACTACGAAGGAGGAGTTGCAAGACTTGTTCGAAAAGTACGGCCCGGTGGTAGAATGCGCCGTCATGAAGCAATATGCCTTTGTCCACATGCGGGGCGCCGACCGAGCCAAGAAGGCCATCGAAGAATTGACCGGGCGGAAACTGCACGGGAAGAGGATAGTGGTGGAGCTGTCAAAGCCCAGGCCAAAGAACACCTGGAAGTTATTCGTGGACAATGTCAGCGCTGCCTGCGACGCTTCCGAACTTCGCGTCATGTTTGAGGTCTACGGAAAGGTGGTGGAGTGTGATGTGGTGAAAG GCTTGCTACTGAACGCCGTTATTCAGAATTAG
- the LOC140338722 gene encoding uncharacterized protein isoform X2 gives MKDTVKIFVGYVDDRTTKEELQDLFEKYGPVVECAVMKQYAFVHMRGADRAKKAIEELTGRKLHGKRIVVELSKPRPKNTWKLFVDNVSAACDASELRVMFEVYGKVVECDVVKDYAFVHMEKESDARAAIQNLNGKEVKGKRIDVQMSHKMSRPVSTNGSAHGERARRPHDICEAPQSRAEAYNGRRAAEAAYASFSLKSPYEHFSGDNARYAFESRMRPPSPLYYSRDRSPLRRSPTRSPYGLAQSTASLASKFRAPASGYGSLPSAYGDQTTSSSLSAAYGSQSSSLSTAYGARASALSSAYGSQGGDDNQPSAYRTETQPSFASQSSEAYSTQGSSLSSSYGSHLPSMAQSYSSQTPSNPYQSHSASSPYAPSTALASADRPPQTSVYDTTQMAGLGMQSAYLSRSSPKDAPMYERTRLSPPLSSTDRYKKTMDSYKRLATERRYSELADDRRLTRESKDPFRRSPPKSQDFRRMTESQSDYSSYAYSDLMRGSALSGYPHRM, from the exons ATGAAGGACACCGTGAAGATCTTTGTCGGTTACGTTGACGACCGCACTACGAAGGAGGAGTTGCAAGACTTGTTCGAAAAGTACGGCCCGGTGGTAGAATGCGCCGTCATGAAGCAATATGCCTTTGTCCACATGCGGGGCGCCGACCGAGCCAAGAAGGCCATCGAAGAATTGACCGGGCGGAAACTGCACGGGAAGAGGATAGTGGTGGAGCTGTCAAAGCCCAGGCCAAAGAACACCTGGAAGTTATTCGTGGACAATGTCAGCGCTGCCTGCGACGCTTCCGAACTTCGCGTCATGTTTGAGGTCTACGGAAAGGTGGTGGAGTGTGATGTGGTGAAAG ACTATGCGTTCGTTCATATGGAAAAAGAAAGTGATGCTAGGGCAGCTATCCAGAATCTGAATGGAAAGGAGGTAAAAGGAAAACGGATTGACGTGCAGATGTCACATAAAATGTCAAGACCTGTGAGCACTAATGGTAGTGCTCATGGTGAACGCGCACGTAGGCCTCATGATATTTGTGAAGCCCCGCAGAGCCGCGCTGAGGCATACAATGGAAGGAGGGCAGCTGAAGCAGCCTATGCATCCTTTTCTCTAAAATCACCATATGAGCATTTTTCAGGTGATAATGCACGTTATGCTTTTGAAAGTAGAATGCGTCCACCTTCTCCACTTTATTATTCACGAGACAGAAGTCCCCTAAGAAGATCACCCACAAGGTCGCCCTATGGTCTTGCACAATCCACTGCTTCACTTGCATCAAAATTTCGTGCTCCAGCATCAGGCTATGGTTCTTTGCCATCTGCCTATGGGGATCAAACCACTTCTTCATCTCTGTCTGCTGCCTACGGTAGTCAGTCGTCGTCTTTATCCACTGCCTATGGAGCCCGGGCCAGCGCACTTTCATCTGCCTATGGCAGTCAAGGTGGAGATGACAACCAGCCCTCTGCTTACAGAACAGAAACACAACCTTCATTTGCCTCCCAAAGTTCTGAAGCTTATAGCACTCAAGGATCGTCTCTGTCTTCCAGTTATGGGTCCCATCTACCTTCAATGGCGCAATCTTACAGCTCTCAGACCCCGTCCAATCCGTATCAATCACATTCTGCCAGTTCCCCATATGCGCCGTCCACTGCACTGGCTAGTGCTGATCGTCCACCGCAGACTTCTGTCTATGACACCACTCAAATGGCTGGCCTTGGAATGCAGTCTGCTTACTTGTCTAGGTCTTCTCCAAAAGATGCGCCCATGTACGAGCGCACCCGTCTTTCACCGCCGCTAAGCTCTACTGACAGATACAAGAAGACGATGGACAGTTATAAAAG GCTTGCTACTGAACGCCGTTATTCAGAATTAGCTGACGATCGTCGTTTAACACGGGAATCAAAGGATCCTTTCCGCCGATCGCCACCTAAATCTCAGGACTTTCGTCGCATGACTGAATCGCAGTCCGATTACTCTTCATATGCTTACAGTGATCTCATGAGAGGGTCTGCGCTATCTGGCTATCCACACCGTATGTAA
- the LOC140338722 gene encoding uncharacterized protein isoform X1 — translation MKDTVKIFVGYVDDRTTKEELQDLFEKYGPVVECAVMKQYAFVHMRGADRAKKAIEELTGRKLHGKRIVVELSKPRPKNTWKLFVDNVSAACDASELRVMFEVYGKVVECDVVKDYAFVHMEKESDARAAIQNLNGKEVKGKRIDVQMSHKMSRPVSTNGSAHGERARRPHDICEAPQSRAEAYNGRRAAEAAYASFSLKSPYEHFSGDNARYAFESRMRPPSPLYYSRDRSPLRRSPTRSPYGLAQSTASLASKFRAPASGYGSLPSAYGDQTTSSSLSAAYGSQSSSLSTAYGARASALSSAYGSQGGDDNQPSAYRTETQPSFASQSSEAYSTQGSSLSSSYGSHLPSMAQSYSSQTPSNPYQSHSASSPYAPSTALASADRPPQTSVYDTTQMAGLGMQSAYLSRSSPKDAPMYERTRLSPPLSSTDRYKKTMDSYKSRLATERRYSELADDRRLTRESKDPFRRSPPKSQDFRRMTESQSDYSSYAYSDLMRGSALSGYPHRM, via the exons ATGAAGGACACCGTGAAGATCTTTGTCGGTTACGTTGACGACCGCACTACGAAGGAGGAGTTGCAAGACTTGTTCGAAAAGTACGGCCCGGTGGTAGAATGCGCCGTCATGAAGCAATATGCCTTTGTCCACATGCGGGGCGCCGACCGAGCCAAGAAGGCCATCGAAGAATTGACCGGGCGGAAACTGCACGGGAAGAGGATAGTGGTGGAGCTGTCAAAGCCCAGGCCAAAGAACACCTGGAAGTTATTCGTGGACAATGTCAGCGCTGCCTGCGACGCTTCCGAACTTCGCGTCATGTTTGAGGTCTACGGAAAGGTGGTGGAGTGTGATGTGGTGAAAG ACTATGCGTTCGTTCATATGGAAAAAGAAAGTGATGCTAGGGCAGCTATCCAGAATCTGAATGGAAAGGAGGTAAAAGGAAAACGGATTGACGTGCAGATGTCACATAAAATGTCAAGACCTGTGAGCACTAATGGTAGTGCTCATGGTGAACGCGCACGTAGGCCTCATGATATTTGTGAAGCCCCGCAGAGCCGCGCTGAGGCATACAATGGAAGGAGGGCAGCTGAAGCAGCCTATGCATCCTTTTCTCTAAAATCACCATATGAGCATTTTTCAGGTGATAATGCACGTTATGCTTTTGAAAGTAGAATGCGTCCACCTTCTCCACTTTATTATTCACGAGACAGAAGTCCCCTAAGAAGATCACCCACAAGGTCGCCCTATGGTCTTGCACAATCCACTGCTTCACTTGCATCAAAATTTCGTGCTCCAGCATCAGGCTATGGTTCTTTGCCATCTGCCTATGGGGATCAAACCACTTCTTCATCTCTGTCTGCTGCCTACGGTAGTCAGTCGTCGTCTTTATCCACTGCCTATGGAGCCCGGGCCAGCGCACTTTCATCTGCCTATGGCAGTCAAGGTGGAGATGACAACCAGCCCTCTGCTTACAGAACAGAAACACAACCTTCATTTGCCTCCCAAAGTTCTGAAGCTTATAGCACTCAAGGATCGTCTCTGTCTTCCAGTTATGGGTCCCATCTACCTTCAATGGCGCAATCTTACAGCTCTCAGACCCCGTCCAATCCGTATCAATCACATTCTGCCAGTTCCCCATATGCGCCGTCCACTGCACTGGCTAGTGCTGATCGTCCACCGCAGACTTCTGTCTATGACACCACTCAAATGGCTGGCCTTGGAATGCAGTCTGCTTACTTGTCTAGGTCTTCTCCAAAAGATGCGCCCATGTACGAGCGCACCCGTCTTTCACCGCCGCTAAGCTCTACTGACAGATACAAGAAGACGATGGACAGTTATAAAAG CAGGCTTGCTACTGAACGCCGTTATTCAGAATTAGCTGACGATCGTCGTTTAACACGGGAATCAAAGGATCCTTTCCGCCGATCGCCACCTAAATCTCAGGACTTTCGTCGCATGACTGAATCGCAGTCCGATTACTCTTCATATGCTTACAGTGATCTCATGAGAGGGTCTGCGCTATCTGGCTATCCACACCGTATGTAA